Genomic segment of Siniperca chuatsi isolate FFG_IHB_CAS linkage group LG16, ASM2008510v1, whole genome shotgun sequence:
GCAGTTTGATGAGAGAAAAAATGAGGGGAGACAGTAAGATGAAGCTGACAGTACCCAGtcctgtgaatgtgtgttctGCCTGCATACTTGGCATCAGATCAAGGTGAATCTGGTATGAGCGAGGGAATGAGCtaaggaaagtgtgtgtgtgtgtgtgtgtgtgtgtgtttgtgtgtgtgtgcatttgcagcCCTCATTAGTAAACTCCAGCCCTGCGTTCACAGTATGAACACACCACTCCTCCCCTTCCCCTTACTCTCAGCCTCTCAACTAAATGAGGTTAATAAACTCAAGCGTTTACTACCATCACCAACACCATCCCTCCTCCCCtgctttctccttcctctctccctccctacCTCCACCACACTTTGCACTCCTGAGCCAgcactcctccacctcctttctcctccttaagcctccctccttctttcatCTCAGCTGAAAACGCTTTCTACCtcttttttattgtcattgttgcGCGGCGAAAGCTCTGGGATTTCCTCCCTCTATTTCCCAGGACAGAGCTGCAATTACAGCTCAGGAGAGAAGAAGACCAGCTGTGTAGCGGAACTGGGAGCCATACACAAGTAGTAGTAGGGAGACAAAGATGAGGGCGCCCCTCAGAGGCAAGGAAATGAAACTGCTCGTATTTCTACCACAATATTTCTTCCTCATCAAAGCAGAGGCATGCTTTCAGGCCACATGgctgtgttttttaaagtacCAGGCTGGGTCATCATGACCAAACAGGAATAACAACCCATCATAACGAATAATGTGCTGTGTTATGACCTGGCTGGCATGTCCTGAGTGTTAAAGCGCAACTGAACACATACTGGCTGTGGCAGGAAGCAGTGATACCATGGAAATGTGAAGAATGCATCAAACAGCCTTGGGTGCTCTTATCTTGTGCCACATGTGGACAGGGACAACCTAAAAGAAGAACATATACAAAATATGATTTAAGAGAACACATAAACATAAAGGACAAATTCAAACAGCTGTGACCTTAATACATGCAGGAATGCTGTTAGGGCTGGGCTGAAATATTATGTGGCACCATGTCAATACATACATTTGTGAGTGAATGTCTTGTTGatgtttgacttgtttttcctttcatcttaATGTTTATAGCCTCTGAATTTAACAAGACATCCTACTGGACTACCTTCAAACTAAaggttttggtttattttcacCTCAGGTCTGGTCACAATGTTCCTGACCATAGGATCAAGGGCCTGCTATTTATCAAGGCTCAAGCTGTTAAATCTTCTTCAGTTTTTACTTCTCTGGAACACATTTGGTAAAACACAGCAATGATGGGGCAAGTAATCGTGACTTTAAACAGACTACGATCCATTTATTTTATCAGTCATCCTGCTGCCAAAGACACCACCAATGTTAAAGGATAATGGTGATATTCCATGTTTCTATTATTGTCAAACAAATCCCAtggaaagaccaaaactaacaatgcgTTAATTTGTCTCTCAATATTTTCTGACCTCCCCAGCCTGGCACGAATACACTTTGATTTCTAAGAAAAGCATAAAAGGTTTctatacagaaaatacagaaactgTATCTTGAATTATATAAGTTTTCTAAATTAaagggcactccaccaattttacatgtCAACATCTATGTACTAGTCACAGGGTGTACTACacaacctgtgaaaacagttgtataatgtcttctgtggttttggagctttgtcaagtctgaaaaaattactcaagtgacatcatttGCGTATCTGGGCTTGGCTTTAAGACTACAACATTTCaactagggctgggcgatatatcgAATTCTAATATTAATTCATGTGCGAtatagcagatgaccatatcGTCATATTTGAGTTGTCAGTGTTTCCACTGGTCGCTGCTGAGGGGTAGTTACGTTACTTTAGTCAgtcataaagtgtgtagataagctcaggttgcagtataatagttactgagTTAATAGTTATTGTTACAAATAGTTACTCATTGCACAGTAatatggtccctgtcagtgttttactattatatatgatgtttctggattaatattactgctgcattaatgtgtatgttgcattttacggctgtagatgtttaaggttgagctaattttaactgctttatatactgttgggtactTTAATGTGCAGCAATGCACTATATTCTACAAAATCATATGTTTgtactatttgagaatttacggtatgttattttagagaaaatgtgtattagAGATATATCGAAATATCGATATCGTACATCGcggcatagcctaaaaatatcgagatattatttataagccatatcgcccagccctaattTTAACCaaaagcctgcgttacaaagTGGGAGCGTGGAGATTGATAGACATGGgaatttaccaggcagggagggtgtaacaaaaaaagctattgaagtgtaggatccagtatttttggagcttgacccatattaggtgctaaaagtcaggatatctagGTCTTTGGTTATAATcgctttttttctgtcactctctcaAATCCCTCAACGTTGTGGAAGTGCAATTCTGAATTGCTGGAGTATTCTTTTAATTGACCCCAGTCCTGTCTTGTACAGTCATCCTTGCTCTATGGACATTGTTCAACATATGCCATTTAGATGGACACTTTTATCCGTACATTTTTAGGATGCTTGGCCTCGACTGGAAATGAACCCTTGACCCTGGCAGCGCTGCCAGACCCACTCCACACAGGATTGCATTATTAAAATGACTGTGATATGTGCCTGTTCAACTTCAGGCATCAGCTGCTTGCAATGTAATGTTTCCCAACAGCTGTCACACTGTCAGgttgtctgtgtgagtgtgtaacaAAGAGAGAGTGATGGCAGCAGGAGCCCCCGTCAGACCCGTGGGACAGTTGGAGAGGAGCAGACGGTCGTGTCGTTTCACTGGAAACATATGGTGAAACTCAAGTGTGTAATTTACCTAGGACTATGGGTGGCCCCGGGTAGCAcgtacacacatgtacatgcactcatgtgtgtacacacacacacacacacacacacacacacacacaatgacagggTGTAATTTACCTGGGGCCTATGGGTGGCCCAGTATCCCGTTGCACTTGTCATACACAAAGACAGCTCAAACACAGTTCACACTCcctggcagagacagagagagtgaaacTAATTTCCCCAGGCCTGCAGACAGGAGAGTAAGAAATCACACAGTGACAGAGATGTTAAGAGATCAACACACTGAAAGGTTAAGAAAGAGTGAAATAGCATTTAGTGTATTGGCCCAGTGGAAGACATTACCCCAAAATCTTAACCTGTGGGAGTTGCTGCACACCCTGTATCACATCCTCTCCAATTCATCAACCTGGCTCCTTTTCAAAGCCAGCACTATCCTCccttagagagagaaagagatgaaggtCATGGGAGCACCAGCAAAGGGGAGGAAGACAGATTAGAGGAGTGTCCCTCCCTACATTCCTGCACTGACCTTCGTAGTAGTGTGGCACTATAGCTATCATCAGCCCGCCATGCTTTACAGTTGTTTGTTATTGAGGGGTGGGATTATGGGCTCCTCAAACCTGCATGCCCCACCCAAATTCCACTGCAACCATGAATGGAGCATATCTCGTTTCGCATGAGGATTGACAGAAAGGCTGTCCCAGACGCTTACAGTTGGCAATTTTTGAGGTGTCTGTCTGTGAAGGCTGATATGATAGCCTGTCTGCAAGTCgccgtgtgtttgtgtgtgtgtgtgaactggtGTTTGATCTCCTTTCCCAGCCAAGGGGCTTTAACATCACTCCAGGTGCAGAGAAGTCAACCTGAGGGCATGGGAGGCACATACAGTTGAGATCACAATCCTGAagtacttacacacacacagaggcaggaaGTTATCTTTGAAGCGGTAACTCAGACTGAGTAACTTTGTGGTTTAAACTGGTTTACCAGTCCAGTGGTGTCGCAGTGGAATGCTTCTAAAGACTCGGCAATGTGCTGTAGGATAAACATTTCTGTTACCGCCTCCACATGTGAACATCAATCAGTCCCAAACAGAAATACTGAGAGTGAGAAATGAAAAGGTGAAAGGGCCAGCTGGTTCAGTGGGTAGTATAATGACAATGTGTAGGACAGGCTCTCAATCTACTGTACACAGAAACAGATGGAGTTGGTTTTCTTTTGGGCAGAGTAAATTAGGTGGAGAATTAATAATTGGACTAAACACACTGTATATGACACTGAAGTGAGACTTTTTGTTCAACAGGTGCAGATGTGGCAATTTGGCTAAAATAATCAGAGAACCATCGACTCTACCCAATAACGTAAATTGCTACTTATTGACGTTAAAAGCTCTTAACTGCATTTCTTCCATTCCATTACCTTAAATGTAACAGGAATAATTACTCTTTATTCCTCTGTATCTCCACACAGGAAATCTGTGTGGTCCATAATGAGCTCAGTAAACATCTGCTACTCCTGTATTACAGACCATTTTCTCCGCGTCCCATCCTGTAATATGTAGAAATTAGAGTGCAGGGACTCATTCAGCgtgtttatacacacacacacacacacacacacacacacacacacacacacacacacacacattcacagagagCAGACATAACATAAGGAGTCAAGTGTTTTTTATACTACCCAACTGACGCTCTAACATACCATCTCAACACCACAATTTTCCATCCACAACAGTAAAACACTACCGGGTGTCCTTTGTGTATGGTTCCTGAAAACCAGGGttgtttttttgaaaagtgcagGGTACTGGGGCCTGTTCCAAGATGCAGGTTTACTGATTTATTTGGAAATCTTTACTAAGTTAAACCCAGAAGCCCCTCACATCTGCAACATGTGCAGTGTAAAAAGACTACTCAGTAAACCTGCTTTTTTGGAAAACAGGCCTCTAATCTGTTTAACTGAAATAAtgcacataataataataataataatgcactATCTGCTTGTTTTGCATGGCAGGAGTTTCCCTCAAAACACTGTGGGAAACAACAAAGCCTTGTTTATACAACTGCTGATGGAAGCAACATATATAGAGAAATAGGGCCACCTAGTGTCAAGACTCCATAACAATTACAGGCACGCAAATGGCCTAAAAGCAAACTAAAACCTAACCTTGGTCAAAACAGACAAACTCGTATATATATTTCTTGGGagaataaaatgtaattcaaaAGCTTGGGAGGTTTAATAGCTTTTAATATAGAAACCACTTAATGGATCTGCAGTGGTAAATATCATAactaaggccagtgacattcaAAACTCGTACTGTACAGcagactgacaagacaaaaagaaGTTGTCATGACTCCTCAGAATACAACACCAGTTTCCATATTGGCTCCTCCTTATATACACTGGTGTGGCTGTGGTAAACCATCTGGATTAATTTAAAACTGATTACAATCCAGCAGAGTGGTCCACATCCATGCAGTCTTTTCCCATTCCTGAAAAAGTCTGATGGTAAAACTGAAGAACGTTTTAGGAGGATCTTCCTCACTTGTTCAGCTCCTGCTGGACCTCACTGAGGATCTGCTCCTCCAGTTTGGAGGTGTCGTACTCCTTCAGCATGTCGTACTCCTGCCAAGGCTGTGCCCACTTCTGGGCGTGCTCCATCTGCTCTGGGGTCAGGGACAGGTCAAAGCGGATGCCCTGGATGTTGAATTTGGGACGTTCCCAGCGTTTGGACCATGGCTTTGGGCGCATCTTTACCTTCATCTGGTGAATAGACAGAAATGCtaaatcatttaaatgctgtatttttactagattgtttttcttactttttctgttttttggtgttttacTGCTAAGTGATTTAGCTAGGCAAACATTATCATAGTTAGGGATTTAGGTTAGGGACTAACTTGTTAGAAATAATACCTGCATTAATATGAATGATGGTACAAGCAGCTTTATAAAAATAGCTTTAACAATATTAAGTACAATGGATCAGTCTGGAGAAGCCTCATTTAATCCAGCTTTGTTATAAATTAGGGTCCATCTCTCTCACCTTGTTGACAGGCACCTCTCCAGTGGGAGAGAAGGGCACAGGCTTCATGTCCGGGTCCACAGTGCTGTACTCAGACAGAGCATCTCTCAGATACATCAGGTTGTCATCCAGCCTCTTCTCCAGCTTCAGCACCTCAATCTTCTGGATACGAGGGCTGTACAGCTCGTAGCAGATCTCCACACctgagccacacacacaaagaaatttCCATTTCCTCAACCAAGTTATCAATGGCACGCACTAAAGTAGTGATGTTAGTTCCCATTCTCACTTAAATAATTGTTAAGAATGTCTGTTAATACTTCTGCAAACATtatgttcctgttttttttccagtgcaGGGGCAAATTATGTTACCTGTCGGCCCTTTCTGCATCTAAATTActtgtgtgtttcattttttaagtttCCAAACATGTTTTCAAGCCTTTAATCATTAAATAGTTGCACTGTGCACTTTATAAAAGGGAACACTTAGAATATTTTTGTAACATGCCTGTGCTACCCTACTAATGAGAGTGACATGAATAGAGGGAAGGTCTCAAATTGAGCTGCATACTGTGTGACTACAGAAGAAAACCTAAAAATCATAGACAAATATGGGCAGAATAATATAAGAAAATCTTGCTTAATATTCTTTCATGCCACAGCCTGTGTGACACTCAGAAGACCTTTGTTAGACCAGTACttacacagtaaataaataaacctcaCCTTGGTTATCAATGATGTTCCTCAGGACAAATGTGGCTCCCAGCCCCTTTCCACCCCTCTGGATACAGATGCCAGCAAAGCGGTTAGTTTTCCCACTGGCATTAGGGTCGGCCATGGTCACTGCCAGGATACTCCCTTACaacaatcaaaataatttaCACCATTTAACTTATAATACAAACAATAGACTTTATGcctaacatttttaaaatcagtttataTTTGCAAagttcaaagaaaaaaagaacaatacaattatttaaaacattgtaCATTGTTAATATACATAGGAGGATGCCTTGAGATTAAAATGGGTCTTGAGGTAATGGATTTTTTGGGGGGTAATCTTAAACCCCTCACCTCACCAGTGGAAATGTACCTGTTGAGTATTTCTTACCTACGTAGAATTCGGGTATGTTGAGCACTTTCCTCCTGCGAATCATGTCTTTCCTCTCAATGGAAAATTTAAAAGGCTCTGTTCTCTGTCTGGGAGGGATGAACTCTGGGCTCAGAAacctgagagggagagacaacACTTTTAAAAACCACACTTTACACAGCGTTCGTATGTGTGCCTGTGAGTGTCAGAGTAAGATTGTGATGTCGTTTCTGCTTTACAAAGAAACATCATACTTTCGCAGAGATGCCGCAGTCTGTGTTTTATCTATGATGACAGGTTTAGATGGAGGGGTGAATTTTTGTGGTTGCTCGCTGTTGTTCCCCGGAGCAAGACGACACAGAGACGTGGATAGGAACCCTGGAAATAACAAGAAAATAAGACATTCATCAAGTATGTCTACTGCTAAAGTAAAGCCAGTGTGATTGCTATTAGGTTGTAAAATCGCTAGCTAACAGTCTACCGTTAGCGCAGTCTGTGGATGTACATTACAACTGCTACTCATCTTTGAAGCCTAACAGCAAATTGTAAAGTATAACGGATAAAAGAGAGCTTGTTCGGTTTACTTACGTTCATTTTGGAGCTGGATGTTTCGTAATAACCTCAGTGAAAAGATAAATTTGTCGAACCCTTTCGCGCAGGCTGCCATGATTGACCTTCCGTGGTCACATGCGAACTAATACGGAAGCCGTGTAGGGCAAATGCCTTCGAAACGCGATTTGTCCAAATCTG
This window contains:
- the mrpl19 gene encoding 39S ribosomal protein L19, mitochondrial, whose product is MAACAKGFDKFIFSLRLLRNIQLQNERFLSTSLCRLAPGNNSEQPQKFTPPSKPVIIDKTQTAASLRKFLSPEFIPPRQRTEPFKFSIERKDMIRRRKVLNIPEFYVGSILAVTMADPNASGKTNRFAGICIQRGGKGLGATFVLRNIIDNQGVEICYELYSPRIQKIEVLKLEKRLDDNLMYLRDALSEYSTVDPDMKPVPFSPTGEVPVNKMKVKMRPKPWSKRWERPKFNIQGIRFDLSLTPEQMEHAQKWAQPWQEYDMLKEYDTSKLEEQILSEVQQELNK